One region of Anaerolineales bacterium genomic DNA includes:
- a CDS encoding ABC transporter permease gives MNHLITIMRKEVYHIWRDPRTLALILLLPAMLLILLGYGISGERNRIPLVIADLSRTDASRAYAQKFLSSSDFLWAYSAMSEEEILALLDRNEAEAAILIPREFGKALDSGRTAQVQFYLNGSSDPTDVQTIQLKLNAIHQMAVQDLLTAELSRSPLAAGLSMPIESFTRVLYNPNSDQRWFMIPGLIPIILQVQALLLTALAIVREREQGTMEQLIVTPVKPWELMLGKIIPYLAVGIFNLFVLLVLGYFMFGVSVTGSFWMLAALSVVFIVGSLGLGVLISNLAQSQMQAIYLSVFVILIPAIILSGLLFPRDNMPLVTYLYSMLLPVTHYLEIVRGIMVRGIGAESLWQTAILPLIVLSIGYFVASVLAFRKRI, from the coding sequence GGGTACGGCATCTCCGGCGAGCGCAACCGGATTCCCCTGGTGATCGCCGATCTCTCGCGGACGGATGCCAGCCGTGCGTACGCGCAAAAATTCCTGTCCAGCTCGGATTTCCTCTGGGCTTATTCGGCGATGAGCGAGGAAGAGATCCTCGCCCTGCTGGACCGCAACGAGGCCGAGGCCGCGATCCTCATCCCGCGCGAGTTCGGGAAGGCGCTCGATTCGGGCCGTACCGCCCAGGTTCAGTTCTACCTCAACGGCTCGTCCGATCCGACCGACGTGCAGACCATCCAGCTTAAACTGAACGCCATCCACCAAATGGCGGTCCAGGATTTGCTGACGGCCGAACTTTCCCGCAGCCCGCTGGCGGCGGGGCTGAGCATGCCGATCGAATCCTTCACCCGCGTGCTCTACAACCCCAACAGCGACCAGCGCTGGTTCATGATTCCCGGATTGATTCCGATCATCCTGCAAGTCCAGGCGTTGCTCCTCACCGCCCTGGCGATCGTCCGCGAACGCGAACAGGGGACGATGGAACAGTTGATCGTCACGCCGGTCAAGCCGTGGGAACTGATGCTGGGAAAAATCATCCCCTACCTGGCGGTCGGAATCTTCAACCTGTTCGTCCTGCTGGTGCTGGGTTACTTCATGTTCGGAGTCAGCGTAACCGGCAGCTTCTGGATGCTGGCGGCGCTCAGCGTTGTGTTCATCGTCGGATCGCTCGGATTGGGCGTGCTGATCTCCAATCTGGCCCAATCGCAGATGCAGGCGATTTATCTTTCCGTGTTCGTGATCCTCATCCCGGCGATCATCCTTTCTGGACTGCTGTTCCCGCGCGACAACATGCCGCTGGTCACCTACCTCTACAGCATGCTGCTGCCCGTGACCCACTATCTGGAGATTGTCCGCGGAATCATGGTGCGCGGGATCGGCGCCGAATCGCTTTGGCAAACGGCCATCCTGCCGCTGATCGTCCTCAGCATCGGGTATTTCGTCGCCAGCGTGCTGGCGTTCCGCAAGCGGATCTAG
- a CDS encoding HlyD family efflux transporter periplasmic adaptor subunit, which produces MKTAFNLRNVLFGLLAVAVLGGAAWGFGTYLQEQNADDGALTASGFVEAVKIDVAPELSGKVVSVMAAEGDSVKRGEAMLRIDDSLLQAQRGVAEAGVAQAEAAATAAEAALAAAQTAYQAALDQAREQERAWRTADWGQGSPEGYSLPMWYFNSVERLAALNAELLEAQADLEQAEADLREVEGQSASREFLDAEQRLARAVEALNIAAQVLQKAIQSAGSRELEDEAQRLYDQAEAELQAAQEEYNRTLRTEGAQNVLEARARVEVARERVDTILDQIRMLQTGILSPQVAAAQNVLDQARAASDQAAAAVEGAAANLALLEAQIAKAVVTAPADGKVLTRAVEPGVVVSAGAAVFTIGQLDRLTITVYVPEDRIGEVALGMPATITVDSYPDVIFRATVTHIADYAEFTPRNVQTVEGRKSTVYAVRLVMIDGIGELKPGMPADVTFGG; this is translated from the coding sequence ATGAAAACCGCATTCAATCTTCGCAATGTGCTCTTCGGCCTGTTGGCGGTCGCCGTGCTGGGAGGGGCGGCCTGGGGCTTCGGAACCTACCTCCAGGAGCAAAACGCGGACGACGGCGCGCTGACGGCTTCGGGTTTCGTCGAAGCCGTGAAGATCGATGTCGCCCCCGAGCTTTCCGGCAAGGTCGTTTCCGTCATGGCCGCAGAGGGCGATTCCGTAAAGCGGGGAGAAGCGATGCTGCGCATCGACGATTCTCTGCTGCAAGCCCAGCGCGGAGTCGCCGAGGCGGGCGTGGCGCAGGCGGAAGCCGCGGCCACAGCGGCCGAGGCCGCCCTGGCCGCAGCCCAGACCGCCTATCAGGCGGCGCTCGACCAGGCCCGCGAACAGGAACGGGCATGGCGCACGGCGGATTGGGGGCAAGGCTCGCCCGAAGGCTATTCCCTGCCGATGTGGTATTTCAACTCCGTAGAACGGCTGGCCGCCTTGAACGCCGAATTGCTGGAAGCCCAGGCCGATCTGGAGCAGGCCGAAGCCGATCTGCGGGAAGTGGAAGGGCAATCCGCCAGCCGGGAATTCCTGGACGCGGAACAGCGGCTTGCCCGGGCGGTCGAGGCGTTGAACATCGCCGCGCAAGTGCTTCAGAAGGCAATCCAATCCGCCGGCTCCCGGGAGCTTGAAGACGAGGCCCAACGGCTGTACGACCAGGCGGAGGCGGAATTGCAGGCGGCCCAGGAGGAATATAACCGCACCCTGCGGACCGAGGGCGCACAGAACGTGCTCGAAGCCCGCGCCCGGGTGGAAGTGGCCCGCGAGCGCGTGGATACGATCCTCGACCAAATCCGCATGTTGCAGACCGGAATTCTCTCGCCCCAGGTGGCCGCCGCCCAAAACGTGTTGGATCAGGCCCGGGCGGCCTCAGACCAAGCGGCCGCGGCCGTGGAGGGCGCCGCCGCGAACCTGGCATTACTGGAGGCACAGATCGCCAAGGCGGTCGTCACGGCGCCCGCCGACGGGAAAGTGCTTACGCGGGCGGTGGAGCCCGGGGTCGTGGTCAGCGCAGGCGCGGCGGTTTTCACCATCGGCCAGCTGGACCGGCTGACCATTACGGTGTATGTCCCCGAAGACCGCATCGGCGAAGTGGCGCTGGGCATGCCGGCGACGATCACCGTGGATTCCTACCCGGACGTAATCTTCCGCGCGACCGTCACCCACATCGCCGATTACGCCGAATTCACGCCGCGCAACGTTCAAACCGTGGAAGGAAGAAAATCCACGGTCTACGCCGTCCGGCTCGTGATGATCGACGGCATCGGCGAACTGAAGCCGGGGATGCCCGCAGATGTGACTTTCGGAGGATGA